In Neisseria animalis, a single window of DNA contains:
- a CDS encoding GntP family permease: MLSLTGIVLSLILLMFLAYRGHSVLILAPVLAMLAVLFSAPPNELLGTYTQVFMQGMGGFAVKFFPVFLLGAVFGKLMEDSGAAHTIAYALVKRLGRQQALLAIALSSAILTYGGVSVFVVTFAVFPIAAALFREIDIPKRLIPGAIAIGSLTFTMTALPGSPAIQNAIPMPYFQTDAFAAPGLGLVASLIMFTGAVWWMKGRLKRALAAGEGYGDHHDSHIKEQDFKHLPPLWGAVAPIVLVIFLNYVLTKFMLPAMDTAYLAEKKFGGVSLNSVAGLWAIIAALAGGCLLLVFANMKYWRNLKKSVNDGAMGSLLPIFNTASEVGYGTVIATLAGFVILRDFLLGLSPGNPLVSEAIVINVMAGITGSASGGMSIALSAMGETYMQLAAQFGISPELMHRVASIASGGLDALPHNGAVITMLTICGLTHKESYLDIFVVCVVVPLAALAAVLVLGTVFGSF; this comes from the coding sequence ATGTTGAGTCTGACCGGTATTGTTTTGTCGCTCATCCTGCTGATGTTTCTGGCCTACCGCGGCCACAGCGTACTGATTCTTGCGCCGGTACTGGCCATGCTGGCGGTATTGTTCAGTGCGCCGCCGAACGAACTTTTAGGTACGTATACGCAGGTGTTCATGCAGGGAATGGGCGGCTTTGCCGTCAAGTTTTTTCCGGTTTTTCTGCTGGGTGCGGTTTTCGGCAAGTTGATGGAAGATTCGGGAGCGGCGCATACGATTGCTTATGCCTTGGTGAAACGCTTGGGGCGGCAGCAGGCGTTGCTGGCGATTGCGCTTTCGTCGGCGATTCTGACCTACGGCGGTGTGTCGGTATTTGTGGTGACGTTTGCGGTGTTTCCGATTGCGGCGGCGTTGTTTCGTGAAATCGATATTCCAAAACGTTTGATTCCGGGTGCGATTGCTATCGGTTCGCTTACATTTACCATGACAGCGTTGCCCGGTTCGCCTGCGATTCAAAATGCGATTCCGATGCCTTATTTCCAAACCGATGCTTTCGCCGCGCCCGGGCTGGGACTGGTTGCTTCGCTGATTATGTTTACCGGAGCGGTTTGGTGGATGAAAGGCCGTCTGAAGCGTGCTTTGGCGGCAGGCGAAGGCTACGGCGACCACCACGACAGCCACATCAAAGAGCAGGATTTCAAACACCTGCCGCCGCTGTGGGGAGCGGTTGCTCCGATTGTTTTGGTGATTTTTCTGAACTATGTGCTGACCAAATTCATGCTGCCTGCAATGGATACGGCGTATCTGGCTGAAAAGAAATTCGGCGGCGTTTCGCTCAACTCGGTGGCGGGCTTGTGGGCGATTATCGCGGCATTGGCGGGAGGCTGTCTGTTACTGGTGTTTGCCAACATGAAATATTGGCGCAATTTGAAAAAGTCGGTCAACGACGGTGCGATGGGTTCGCTGCTGCCGATTTTCAATACCGCTTCGGAGGTGGGCTACGGCACGGTTATTGCGACCTTGGCAGGTTTTGTGATTCTGCGTGATTTTCTTCTGGGGCTGTCGCCCGGCAATCCGCTGGTTTCCGAAGCCATCGTCATCAATGTAATGGCGGGCATTACCGGCTCGGCTTCGGGCGGCATGAGCATTGCCTTGAGCGCAATGGGTGAAACCTATATGCAGTTGGCGGCACAATTCGGCATTTCCCCCGAACTGATGCACCGCGTGGCCTCCATCGCTTCGGGCGGATTGGACGCACTGCCGCACAACGGCGCGGTGATTACCATGCTGACCATCTGCGGGCTGACCCACAAAGAATCGTATCTGGATATTTTCGTGGTATGCGTCGTTGTGCCGCTGGCGGCTTTGGCTGCGGTGCTCGTACTGGGTACGGTATTCGGATCGTTTTAA
- the pqiB gene encoding intermembrane transport protein PqiB — MNDKSNDLAAAPARVKKTNVFASVVWVIPLLALIAGGWLLMKQIRNTGPTVTLLMDSAEGIEVNNTVIKVLDVNVGRVTKIKLREDQKGVQITAQLNADVKDLIRSDTQFWVVKPRIDQSGVTGLGTLLSGSYIAFTPGKSEEAKYEFQVLDIPPIAAIGQSGLRLKLEGENDRILSVGSPILFENFMVGQIESAHFDPAAQKVHYTIFIQSPNDKLINAGSRFWLESGINIKTDGGGISLDSAPLAALLSGAISFDSPKRESNRAVVNEDKFTLYGSRSEVENLAGERSLYYTAFFKQSVRGLNAGAPVEYKGINIGVVADVPYFAPNDSLYLLEDGWIPVRLRIEPSRIEINAEAQSKDYWRQQFQTALSRGLTATISSNNLITGSKMIELTDRLSSLPKLKPHSVYGGDTVIATQGGGLDDIQAQAAALLDKLNRLPLDKTVGSLNNSLAELKTTLKTADKTLNSLNTLVARPQTQNIPNELNQTLKELRQVLKGVSPQSPVYRDVQQTLNNLDKTLKDVQPVIDTLKEKPNALIFNSSTKDPIPKGGR, encoded by the coding sequence ATGAACGATAAAAGCAATGATTTGGCCGCTGCACCTGCGCGTGTCAAAAAAACCAATGTGTTTGCCTCGGTGGTGTGGGTGATTCCGCTGCTGGCGCTGATTGCCGGCGGCTGGCTGCTGATGAAGCAGATACGCAATACCGGCCCGACGGTAACGCTGCTGATGGACAGTGCCGAAGGGATTGAGGTAAACAATACGGTTATCAAGGTCTTGGATGTCAATGTCGGCAGGGTTACGAAAATCAAGCTGCGCGAAGATCAGAAAGGTGTGCAGATTACCGCGCAACTGAATGCCGATGTGAAAGATTTAATCCGCAGCGATACCCAGTTTTGGGTGGTGAAGCCGCGTATCGACCAAAGCGGTGTAACCGGTTTGGGTACGCTGCTGTCCGGTTCGTATATTGCCTTTACGCCCGGCAAAAGCGAAGAGGCCAAATACGAATTTCAGGTGTTGGATATTCCGCCGATTGCTGCCATCGGACAAAGCGGTTTGCGTTTGAAGCTGGAAGGAGAGAATGACCGCATCTTGAGCGTCGGCAGTCCTATTTTGTTTGAAAACTTTATGGTCGGGCAAATCGAAAGCGCGCATTTCGACCCTGCCGCGCAAAAAGTGCATTACACCATTTTTATCCAAAGTCCGAACGATAAACTGATTAATGCCGGCAGCCGCTTTTGGCTGGAAAGCGGCATCAATATCAAAACAGACGGCGGCGGAATCAGCTTGGATTCCGCGCCGCTTGCCGCATTGCTTTCCGGCGCCATCTCCTTTGATTCTCCCAAGCGGGAAAGCAACCGTGCCGTGGTGAACGAAGACAAATTTACGTTATACGGCAGCCGCAGCGAAGTCGAAAACCTCGCCGGCGAGCGTTCGCTGTATTACACTGCCTTTTTCAAACAATCCGTACGCGGCTTGAACGCAGGCGCGCCGGTGGAATACAAAGGCATCAACATTGGTGTTGTCGCAGACGTGCCGTATTTCGCGCCCAACGACAGCCTTTATTTGCTGGAAGACGGCTGGATTCCTGTCCGTTTGCGTATCGAACCTTCGCGTATCGAAATCAATGCGGAGGCGCAAAGCAAAGATTATTGGCGGCAACAATTTCAGACGGCATTATCCAGAGGGCTGACCGCCACCATCAGCAGCAACAACCTGATTACCGGCAGTAAAATGATTGAATTGACTGACCGGCTTTCGTCTTTGCCCAAACTCAAACCGCACAGCGTATATGGCGGAGATACCGTTATCGCCACACAGGGCGGCGGTTTGGACGATATACAGGCGCAAGCGGCTGCCTTGCTCGACAAACTCAACCGCCTGCCGCTGGATAAAACCGTCGGCAGTTTGAACAATTCGCTGGCAGAGCTGAAAACCACGCTGAAAACCGCCGACAAAACCTTAAATTCGTTGAATACACTGGTTGCCCGACCGCAAACGCAAAACATTCCGAACGAATTGAACCAAACCCTGAAAGAGCTGCGCCAAGTGCTGAAAGGCGTATCGCCGCAATCGCCGGTTTACCGCGACGTACAGCAAACCCTGAACAATCTGGATAAAACCCTGAAAGACGTTCAGCCCGTTATCGATACCCTGAAAGAAAAACCCAACGCGCTGATTTTCAACAGCAGCACCAAAGACCCGATTCCGAAAGGAGGCCGCTGA
- the mmsB gene encoding 3-hydroxyisobutyrate dehydrogenase, translating to MQNFQTASGQRRNTMSIQNILFVGLGNMGAPMAANLLKKGYALQVSDLNPDAVSALTKQGALYAADLTQAAAQADAVITMLPAGKHVKSVYLGENGLFGRLKPDTLVIDCSTIAADDARELAAEAQAHRLRFLEAPVSGGISGAAAGTLSFMIGGSGADFQTAKPLLESMGKNIFHAGGSGAGQTAKICNNMLLSILMTGTAEALALGIKNGLDPKVLSGIMAASSGGNWVLDRYNPYPGVIPESPASKGYRNGFMSALMLKDLDLALDNARTVGLAAPMGENARALYLNMKARGLLDSDFSAVMKLYTDIVK from the coding sequence CTGCAAAACTTTCAGACGGCCTCCGGCCAAAGGAGGAACACAATGAGCATTCAAAACATCCTGTTTGTCGGTTTGGGCAATATGGGTGCGCCGATGGCCGCCAACCTGCTCAAAAAAGGCTACGCCTTACAGGTATCCGATCTCAACCCTGATGCAGTATCCGCCTTAACCAAACAAGGCGCACTATATGCCGCCGATTTGACACAAGCCGCCGCCCAAGCTGATGCCGTCATCACCATGCTGCCGGCAGGCAAGCATGTCAAAAGCGTTTATCTCGGTGAAAACGGCTTGTTCGGCCGTCTGAAACCCGACACCCTCGTCATCGACTGCAGCACCATCGCCGCCGATGATGCAAGGGAACTCGCCGCCGAAGCACAGGCACACCGTTTGCGTTTTTTAGAAGCACCCGTATCCGGCGGCATCAGCGGCGCGGCGGCAGGTACATTGAGCTTTATGATTGGCGGCAGCGGGGCCGATTTTCAGACGGCCAAGCCGCTGCTTGAAAGCATGGGCAAAAACATCTTCCATGCGGGCGGCAGCGGTGCGGGTCAAACCGCCAAAATCTGCAACAACATGCTTTTAAGCATCTTAATGACCGGCACCGCCGAAGCACTCGCCTTGGGCATCAAAAACGGCCTCGACCCCAAAGTATTGTCCGGCATTATGGCCGCCAGCTCGGGCGGCAACTGGGTACTTGACCGCTACAACCCCTATCCCGGCGTAATACCCGAAAGCCCCGCCTCCAAAGGCTACCGCAACGGCTTCATGTCCGCACTCATGCTCAAAGACCTCGACCTCGCTCTCGACAACGCCCGAACCGTCGGCTTAGCCGCACCAATGGGCGAAAACGCCCGCGCCTTGTACCTCAACATGAAAGCCCGAGGCCTGCTCGACTCAGACTTTTCGGCGGTAATGAAACTTTACACGGATATAGTCAAGTAA
- a CDS encoding CoA-acylating methylmalonate-semialdehyde dehydrogenase, which translates to MTQTIGHFINGSIIEDTARTQTVFNPSTGEAARKVALASKTTVEEAVAAAQAAFPAWRNTPPAKRARIMFRYKELLEQNREKICRLIGSEHGKIVHDAAGELQRGIENVEFACGAPNLLKGEYSKNVGPDIDSWSDFQPLGVVAGITPFNFPAMVPLWMFPLAIVCGNTFVLKPSERDPSAPLFLAQLLKEAGLPDGVMNVVNGDKEAVDTLLTDPRVQAVSFVGSTPIARYIYATATANGKRCQALGGAKNHAIVMPDADLDNVVNSLLGAAFGSSGERCMALSVAVAVGDETADRMIAGIKEGMKTMKVGAFSDESNHFGPLITAEHKAKVESYIDSAEQQGATIVVDGRNPEVPSELAKGFYLGGTLIDRVTPEMTSYQEEIFGPVLQVVRVKTMQEAMELINRHIYGNGTCIYTRDGEAARYFADNIPVGMVGINIPLPVPVSYHSFGGWKQSAFGDLGAYGPDGVRFYTRRKTVTQRWPTSEVREGAVFSMPTLG; encoded by the coding sequence ATGACCCAAACCATCGGCCACTTCATTAACGGCAGCATCATCGAAGACACCGCACGCACGCAAACCGTGTTCAACCCCTCTACCGGCGAAGCCGCAAGAAAAGTCGCACTGGCTTCTAAGACCACCGTCGAAGAAGCCGTTGCCGCCGCCCAAGCCGCCTTTCCGGCATGGCGCAACACCCCGCCCGCCAAACGCGCACGGATTATGTTCCGCTACAAAGAGCTGCTCGAGCAAAACCGTGAAAAAATCTGCCGGCTCATCGGCTCGGAACACGGCAAAATCGTACACGATGCGGCGGGCGAATTGCAGCGCGGCATTGAAAACGTCGAATTTGCCTGCGGCGCGCCCAACCTGCTTAAAGGCGAATACAGCAAAAACGTCGGCCCCGACATCGATTCTTGGAGCGACTTCCAGCCTTTGGGCGTAGTGGCGGGCATTACCCCTTTCAACTTTCCGGCAATGGTTCCTTTGTGGATGTTCCCGCTCGCCATCGTGTGCGGCAACACTTTTGTCTTGAAGCCGTCCGAACGCGATCCGAGTGCACCGCTGTTTTTGGCGCAGCTTTTAAAAGAAGCCGGCCTGCCCGACGGTGTAATGAATGTGGTCAACGGCGATAAAGAGGCGGTCGATACCCTCTTAACCGATCCGCGCGTGCAAGCCGTGAGCTTTGTCGGATCCACTCCGATTGCACGCTACATCTACGCCACCGCTACCGCCAACGGCAAACGCTGCCAAGCCTTGGGCGGCGCCAAAAACCACGCCATCGTGATGCCCGATGCCGATTTGGATAACGTGGTCAATTCGCTCTTGGGCGCGGCTTTCGGCTCGTCGGGCGAACGCTGCATGGCTTTGTCGGTGGCCGTGGCGGTGGGTGACGAAACCGCCGACCGCATGATTGCCGGCATCAAAGAAGGCATGAAAACCATGAAAGTAGGTGCGTTTTCCGACGAAAGCAACCATTTCGGCCCGCTGATTACCGCCGAACACAAAGCCAAAGTGGAAAGCTACATCGACAGCGCGGAACAACAAGGCGCAACGATTGTGGTGGACGGCCGCAATCCCGAAGTGCCGTCTGAACTTGCCAAAGGCTTTTACCTCGGCGGCACGCTCATCGACCGCGTTACACCCGAAATGACCAGTTATCAGGAAGAAATTTTCGGCCCCGTACTGCAAGTGGTGCGCGTCAAAACCATGCAGGAAGCGATGGAGCTGATTAACCGTCACATCTACGGCAACGGCACCTGCATCTACACCCGCGACGGCGAAGCAGCACGCTATTTTGCCGACAACATTCCCGTAGGCATGGTCGGCATCAACATCCCGCTGCCCGTCCCCGTTTCCTATCACAGCTTCGGCGGCTGGAAACAGTCGGCATTCGGCGATTTGGGCGCATACGGCCCCGACGGCGTGCGCTTTTACACCCGCCGCAAAACCGTTACCCAACGCTGGCCGACTTCAGAAGTACGCGAAGGAGCAGTATTCTCCATGCCGACTTTAGGCTGA
- a CDS encoding iron-containing alcohol dehydrogenase — protein sequence MSAPIVLPRLMHIGRNACGKIPETLAALGCSKPLIVTDKMMVQLGYTARITDILTASGITADIYSDTVPEPTDTSIAGGVEMVGRGDYDSVIALGGGSPIDSAKAIAVMGKHGGSIRDYRFPRQVNEAGLPLIAVPTTAGTGSECTRFTIITDEAANEKLLCVGLGFMPAAAIVDYTLTVSVPPRTTADTGIDALTHAIEAYVSRKANPFSDMQALAAMRLIGPNLRTVYHDGGNEAAREAMMLGSMLAGMAFSNASVALVHGMSRPVGAFFHVPHGLSNAMLLPAVTAYSIPAAESRYADCARAIGVALPDDGNDTANRKLLSELEALNRELNVPTLAQFGVRREDFDAVTDTMAQQALASGSPANNPRIPEHEEIAALYRQLW from the coding sequence ATGTCCGCACCGATTGTTTTACCCCGCCTCATGCACATCGGCAGAAACGCCTGCGGCAAAATACCCGAAACACTGGCCGCGCTCGGCTGCTCCAAGCCGCTCATCGTTACAGACAAAATGATGGTCCAACTCGGTTATACCGCCCGCATCACCGATATTCTTACCGCGTCCGGCATCACCGCCGACATTTACAGCGACACCGTGCCGGAACCGACCGACACGTCGATTGCCGGCGGCGTGGAAATGGTCGGGCGCGGCGATTACGACAGCGTGATTGCCTTAGGCGGCGGCAGCCCCATCGACAGTGCGAAAGCGATTGCGGTAATGGGCAAACACGGCGGCAGCATCCGCGACTACCGCTTCCCGCGCCAAGTCAACGAAGCGGGACTGCCGCTGATTGCCGTACCGACTACTGCCGGAACGGGATCGGAATGCACCCGTTTCACCATCATCACCGACGAAGCGGCAAATGAAAAATTATTGTGCGTCGGTTTGGGATTTATGCCGGCCGCGGCAATCGTCGATTATACGCTGACCGTAAGCGTGCCGCCGCGTACCACCGCCGACACCGGCATCGACGCGCTCACCCATGCCATCGAAGCTTATGTCAGCCGCAAAGCCAATCCGTTCAGCGACATGCAGGCACTCGCCGCCATGCGTTTGATCGGCCCCAACCTGCGCACGGTGTATCACGACGGCGGCAACGAAGCGGCTCGCGAAGCGATGATGCTGGGCTCCATGCTGGCAGGCATGGCGTTTTCCAATGCTTCGGTGGCTTTGGTACACGGCATGAGCCGCCCCGTCGGTGCGTTTTTCCATGTGCCGCACGGCCTGTCCAACGCCATGCTGCTGCCTGCCGTAACCGCCTATTCGATTCCCGCCGCCGAAAGCCGTTATGCCGACTGCGCCCGCGCTATCGGCGTTGCCCTGCCCGACGACGGCAACGACACCGCCAACCGCAAATTATTATCCGAGCTCGAAGCCCTCAACCGCGAATTGAACGTGCCGACCTTGGCGCAATTCGGTGTCAGACGCGAAGATTTCGATGCCGTTACCGATACGATGGCACAGCAGGCACTGGCTTCCGGTTCGCCCGCCAATAACCCGCGTATTCCCGAACACGAGGAAATCGCCGCACTTTACCGCCAACTGTGGTAA
- the purH gene encoding bifunctional phosphoribosylaminoimidazolecarboxamide formyltransferase/IMP cyclohydrolase — MATVKRALISLSDKTGVVEFAQTLHKLGVEILSTGGTAKLLADAGVPVIEVADYTGFPEMLDGRVKTLHPKIHGGILGRRDLSEHVAKMEEYEIGNIDLVAVNLYPFAATIAKPGCTLEDAIENIDIGGPTMVRSAAKNWKHVAIVTDTADFPAVAAELESNAGALSDKTRFNLSRKAFSHTAQYDGMISNYLTSLSDEKLAGEPEVNPFPSQFNQSWVKVQDMRYGENPHQQAAFYRDIYPAAGSLSAYKQLQGKELSYNNIADSDAAWEAVKSFDQPACVIVKHANPCGAAVAADTLTAYKLAYATDTTSAFGGIIAFNREVDGETVKQITDNQFMEVLMAPSFTVEALEIAAAKKNVRVLEVPLSAGANRFELKRVGGGLLVQTPDIHQIRREDLKVVSKRQPTEQEWQDLMFVWNVAKFVKSNAIVFGKGGQTYGIGAGQMSRVDSTRIAARKAQDANLDLHGACAASDAFFPFRDGIDVIAEQGIKAIIHPAGSMRDEEVFAAADEHGMAMVVTGIRHFRH; from the coding sequence ATGGCAACCGTAAAACGTGCCCTCATCAGCCTCTCCGACAAAACCGGCGTGGTTGAGTTTGCCCAAACCTTACACAAGCTGGGCGTTGAGATTTTGTCTACCGGCGGCACCGCCAAACTGCTGGCCGATGCGGGCGTGCCCGTTATCGAAGTGGCTGATTACACCGGCTTTCCCGAAATGCTCGACGGCCGCGTGAAAACGCTGCACCCGAAAATCCACGGCGGTATCCTGGGGCGCCGCGATTTGAGCGAACACGTTGCCAAAATGGAAGAATACGAAATCGGCAACATCGATTTGGTCGCCGTCAACCTCTATCCGTTTGCCGCCACCATCGCCAAACCCGGCTGCACTTTGGAAGACGCAATTGAAAACATCGACATCGGCGGCCCGACCATGGTGCGGTCCGCCGCGAAAAACTGGAAACACGTCGCCATCGTCACCGATACCGCCGACTTTCCGGCTGTTGCCGCCGAGCTGGAAAGCAACGCCGGCGCATTGAGCGACAAAACCCGTTTCAACCTCTCGCGCAAAGCCTTCAGCCACACCGCCCAATACGACGGCATGATTTCCAATTATCTGACTTCCCTGTCAGACGAAAAACTGGCGGGCGAGCCGGAGGTCAACCCGTTCCCGAGCCAGTTCAACCAAAGCTGGGTAAAAGTGCAGGATATGCGCTACGGCGAAAACCCGCACCAACAAGCCGCGTTTTACCGCGACATTTATCCGGCGGCGGGCAGCTTGAGCGCGTACAAACAATTGCAGGGCAAGGAATTGTCTTACAACAACATCGCCGATTCCGATGCGGCTTGGGAAGCGGTCAAATCCTTCGACCAGCCCGCCTGCGTGATTGTGAAACACGCCAATCCGTGCGGCGCGGCCGTGGCTGCCGACACGTTGACCGCCTACAAACTGGCCTACGCCACCGACACCACCAGCGCGTTCGGCGGCATCATCGCCTTTAACCGCGAAGTGGACGGCGAAACGGTGAAACAAATCACCGACAACCAGTTTATGGAAGTATTGATGGCACCGTCGTTTACCGTCGAAGCCTTGGAAATCGCCGCCGCCAAGAAAAACGTGCGCGTGTTGGAAGTGCCGCTCTCGGCCGGTGCCAACCGCTTCGAATTGAAACGCGTCGGCGGCGGGCTGCTGGTACAAACGCCCGACATCCACCAAATCCGCCGCGAGGATTTGAAAGTAGTGTCCAAACGCCAACCGACCGAGCAGGAATGGCAGGACCTGATGTTTGTGTGGAACGTGGCGAAATTCGTGAAATCCAACGCCATCGTATTCGGCAAAGGCGGCCAGACCTACGGCATCGGCGCAGGTCAGATGAGCCGCGTGGATTCCACCCGCATCGCCGCCCGCAAAGCACAAGATGCGAATCTGGATTTGCACGGCGCGTGTGCCGCCTCTGACGCATTCTTCCCGTTCCGCGACGGCATTGATGTGATTGCGGAACAAGGCATCAAAGCGATTATCCACCCCGCAGGTTCGATGCGCGACGAGGAAGTGTTCGCCGCCGCGGACGAACACGGCATGGCGATGGTGGTAACCGGTATCCGCCATTTCCGCCATTAA
- a CDS encoding paraquat-inducible protein A, producing the protein MKFIQTGFRFGQERSGYAGTALPAHVVDCPDCGSRMDIPRLEEGNEVHCPTCNHEVVQVEKHPFAAPLAYASASLVLMAFVYSMMFVTVEMFGVVSILSLPEMMRLLVLQDFGFLAEVMFVLTFGTPLLYLLLCLYVYGALVRGRVLPGLFGATRILARLRHWIMVDVFFISTLVAYIKLSAVADVSFGPAFYLMFGLALMLVRTVVSVPPHWVYYHIHRMRGYDVVQTADGNKICCSRCLYFRDKDEQECGVCGADLYRRRPKSLGISLAFLIAAAVLYVPANLLPIMISSNPTALEINTIFNGIVYMWKEGDHLIAAIIFCASILIPILKIVAMAVLIASASICRPPLAAPKMAVIYRLTESVGRWSMIDIFVIIILMSAFHTNLARVVPGEAALYFCLVVVLTMLSAYFFDSRLIWDKWYKRAENADGIDV; encoded by the coding sequence ATGAAGTTTATCCAAACCGGCTTCCGCTTCGGACAGGAGCGGAGCGGGTATGCCGGTACTGCTTTGCCTGCACATGTTGTGGATTGCCCGGATTGCGGCAGCCGTATGGATATTCCGCGCTTGGAAGAGGGTAATGAGGTGCATTGTCCGACTTGCAATCATGAAGTCGTGCAGGTGGAAAAGCATCCGTTTGCCGCGCCGTTGGCGTATGCGTCGGCTTCGCTGGTGCTGATGGCGTTTGTGTACAGCATGATGTTTGTAACGGTTGAGATGTTCGGGGTGGTGTCTATTTTGTCGCTGCCGGAAATGATGCGTCTTTTGGTGTTGCAGGACTTTGGTTTTCTTGCCGAGGTGATGTTTGTGCTGACTTTCGGTACGCCGTTGCTTTATTTGTTGTTGTGTTTGTATGTGTACGGTGCGCTGGTGCGGGGAAGGGTGTTGCCCGGTTTGTTTGGGGCGACGAGAATACTGGCGAGGCTGCGCCATTGGATTATGGTCGATGTGTTTTTTATTTCGACTTTGGTGGCGTATATTAAGTTGTCGGCGGTGGCTGATGTGTCGTTCGGGCCGGCTTTTTATTTGATGTTCGGGTTGGCTTTGATGTTGGTGCGGACGGTGGTGTCGGTGCCGCCGCACTGGGTGTATTATCATATTCACCGTATGCGCGGTTATGATGTGGTGCAGACGGCAGACGGTAATAAAATCTGTTGCAGCCGTTGTTTGTATTTTCGTGATAAAGACGAGCAGGAATGTGGTGTTTGCGGTGCGGATTTGTACCGCAGGAGGCCGAAGAGTTTGGGCATTTCTCTGGCATTTCTGATTGCGGCGGCGGTGTTGTATGTGCCGGCAAATTTGCTGCCGATTATGATTTCTTCCAATCCTACTGCTTTGGAAATCAATACGATTTTTAATGGTATTGTGTATATGTGGAAAGAGGGAGATCATTTGATTGCGGCCATTATTTTTTGCGCCAGTATTCTGATTCCGATTTTGAAGATTGTGGCGATGGCGGTATTGATTGCTTCGGCTTCGATATGCCGGCCGCCGCTGGCTGCGCCGAAGATGGCGGTGATATACCGATTGACGGAATCGGTCGGCCGCTGGTCGATGATTGATATTTTTGTGATTATTATTTTGATGAGCGCGTTTCATACCAATCTTGCCCGTGTCGTGCCGGGCGAGGCCGCCCTGTATTTTTGTTTGGTGGTGGTGTTGACGATGCTTTCCGCTTACTTTTTTGATTCGCGTCTGATTTGGGATAAATGGTACAAACGTGCCGAAAATGCAGACGGCATAGATGTGTGA
- a CDS encoding IclR family transcriptional regulator, giving the protein MSETESVRGSSITRVLEILETVAEAERPLVPYDLIQELGIPKPSLHRLLQLLEGEGFIQTDLQGGLVPGVRAQRMSINIWQNKRFKAEREAVLNGLSAKIGETCGISIPHGNAMVYSDRVQTNWPLQVYLPVGTQVPLYCTAGGKLYLSTLNAAKRKRQIENMTLTRLTQNTLTDTQALLADIKQTEKCGYGTDDQEFVAGLVGCAVPIADGKGNFLGGLIVHSPIIRKSLEDLLAFLPEMRQAAQEIGSMLEE; this is encoded by the coding sequence ATGAGTGAAACAGAATCCGTACGCGGATCTTCGATTACGCGGGTGTTAGAAATTTTAGAAACTGTTGCAGAGGCAGAACGCCCACTTGTGCCGTATGATTTGATACAGGAATTGGGCATTCCCAAACCCAGTTTGCACCGCCTGTTGCAACTTTTGGAGGGAGAGGGCTTCATTCAGACCGATTTGCAGGGCGGGTTGGTTCCCGGTGTCCGCGCCCAGCGCATGAGCATCAACATCTGGCAGAACAAACGCTTCAAAGCGGAGCGGGAGGCGGTATTAAACGGTTTGTCGGCAAAAATCGGTGAAACTTGCGGCATCAGCATTCCGCACGGCAATGCGATGGTGTACAGCGACCGCGTACAGACCAACTGGCCCCTTCAGGTTTACCTGCCCGTCGGCACACAAGTGCCGCTGTACTGCACCGCAGGCGGCAAATTGTATTTGAGCACGCTCAATGCCGCCAAACGTAAACGGCAGATTGAAAACATGACGTTGACACGTCTGACGCAGAATACGCTTACCGATACGCAGGCATTGCTGGCGGATATCAAGCAAACCGAAAAATGTGGCTACGGCACGGATGATCAGGAGTTTGTGGCCGGTTTGGTAGGGTGCGCCGTACCGATTGCCGACGGGAAAGGAAATTTCTTGGGCGGATTGATAGTACATTCCCCGATTATCAGAAAATCGCTCGAAGACTTGCTGGCATTCCTGCCGGAAATGCGGCAGGCGGCACAGGAAATCGGCAGTATGTTGGAAGAATAA